A region of the Brienomyrus brachyistius isolate T26 chromosome 10, BBRACH_0.4, whole genome shotgun sequence genome:
TTTTTGCATCTGACCGCGTTTCAGGATGATGTGTCAGGCTGTGGTCCTGTATTTTATCAAAAGGGTTTCCCGCTGACTAGGTTAAGGTGAGCAGGGTGGTGAAACACAGACCTGAATTGCCGCTCCTTTCATGTCTGGGCAGTCAACTGCATTTGGCTCATTGCCACGTTATTGTGCCATATTGTGCAATACATTTCATGTGTGGTACGCTACTTTTTAATGGGCTGTCTGACTCATCGTTCAGCGGTTAAGATGTACGCTGTCTGTGCTGTGGTGATACAGACTGTGTATTAACTTGAATTCTGTACACACTGCTCGATCCTGCTGCGTTGTAACTCATTGCAAAATACTGTGGTTCCCTGCACAGGCTCTCTGCAATCCTGCCACAAATGTGTGGCTTCACTGTTGCTATGTATTGAGTGGAAGCAGACTGTGGTACATGTAAGCCAATGCGCTTACGATTGTTGTGGGATTGCTCAACAGTAAATTGACTTTCCAGGACGTTTGTGTGTCGTTCATTTGTCTTTATTTCCAGTTCGTGCCACGTTTCCTGGATGGACTGCTTCTCTTCTGAGCACATCAGAGAGCCTTTGTTCACATGGGTAAATCAGGAGGTGCCTGTGTGTGGGTGGATGTATCGCGAGGCAGATTCCAGGGTTCTGTTGAGTCTTGTCAATGGAATCTAGCGGCGGAGCTCTCCTGACATTCCAGTGGAGGATTCCCAGGTGTCACCACGAAACTCAAGTAGTAACACTACGTCAAAACAGTCCCCGCGACCTCCTGATCAACATCCACTTTAAATGTTTAAGTTCAACACAAGCCATATGTGTATTCTccataaaagaaaataacatgTATGATTCCATATCCATAAGTAATAAAACACGATAAAAGCATACAGCTATAACGTACTTCATTGTGAAACGGAAGCAAAACCTAGAGACACTATTCGTTCTGTGGATGGAGCGCCATATCCGCCCACCCAGTTTGCATAAGTAAGCCGCGGACTTCCTTCACACTTGCACACCCGAGGCTGTAGGTGGCGCTGCGAAATAATCTGATGCGACGTCCAGAGAGTTTCTCCGTTTGAATGACGAGGCGGTTCGGCAAAAGGGGGACCTACTGCAGCTATGTTTGTTTAGATATCTGTATTATGTAtttgccttctcctccactgacTGTAAGCAGTTTATAACGTTTGCATGTGTTCGAATTAGCTAACGTCATGAAAATAATTCTTATCTATGGTATCGGGAACTAgttatttgtttttaatgttgCCCACCTTGATGTATATATTGGTGATTCTGCAGTACGCATATGATACCATCGGTTACAGTCATTGTAGTATTTCTTTGAATCTTCCAGCATGTAGAGTGATGCTATCGTCCGAGCCGGTCCGCCTGGGTCGGAGGCGCAGATTATCCCCGTGTCCAAACCCCCTTTTCCTGCGCTGGTTGACCGAGCTGAGGGACCAAGCCCGAGAAAGGGGGCTGAAAACGCAGCACGTCTACCAGAAGGTCGGTCAGCCGTGCCGAGATACCCTGTTTGCACAAGCTGCGGCCCAGGATTACAAAAGCAGGTGGTAGTTAGCGGTTAGTGTTTCAGCCGGTAACTGCTAGGTGTAAATCTGGCGGAGATGCTCCTGCATTATTGAGaaagatgtcagtaattaccACTTCTCTCTGTGTAAGGCGGTTACCTGTAAAGAACTGTACGTTAGTAACCGTGATTTTAACGTGGTTTTAAAACTCATCCACAGATCTTGGGGGTGGAACAAAACAATGTTTTATAGAGAGATTAAATGTGGTGCATATCATTTAAGATGACAGAAGATCTCTTACACATCATTGATGTATCATCAGCAGTGACATGTCAGATATAGAGGTGCTGATAAATAGTAATGAGAGCCAACTGGACAATGACTAATGTGCCATTATTtttcaaatgtaaatgtaaatctcGACACCAAGGCCATCTGCTCTTTGAAGAAGTACCCTCTTCCTCTAAGAAACGGCAGAGAGGCCAAGATCCTGCAGAACTTTGGCGACGGGATTTGCAAACTCCTGGATGATCGGCTACAGAAGCACTACAAGGAGCACGGTGAGAGAGGGGGGAACGTGGGGGGGAGTGAAGGTGCGCTGAGGCAGGGCAGCTTGTGGGCTGGAGCCACAAAGCTCTGTTGATTGGAGGGGGAAATCCAGGCGCAGGGAGTGGTCAAGCTCTGTGATGCAAAGCAAGCCGTGCCGGCAGGCCATTGGAGAACTGAAACTGTAAATCTGGGTTGTGAAGGCCTGTCGTTAATCCCCACGCAAAACAAATCCTGCCCCACGAGTGACTAAATGTGTGAGCTGTATTTATCTGCAGTATTTTTCCGCTCATCATTGCTGGCTCTCTGCAGGTGCTGATGCCCCTATCCACTCCCAGTCCAGGCGTGGTACTCCGCGGCGCAGGCATAGTTGCAACATGGCTTCTTCCGCAATTCCCTCTGAAACCTCCAGAAAGTCCACAGGGAAGAAGGTTGGAAGTATTATATAGTGGAACAGTTCCTCTTCTCAGAATGAGGCTGTGACATGTACTGTTGGTTGGCACCGCAACTTTTGTTGGTGTGATCGAAAAGCCTTGTAAAATCACATGCCAGATTGATCACGGCTGTAACTGCAAGCTCCTCAGTTGTGCATTGAAGGGTCAAATGCCAGTCAAAGCCAATATGGCGTCCTAGGTGAGCTTCGGTATTTTCTCTTGGACTGTGCGAAACCTCTGTTTGCGAAGTAGGCGTCCCCCCAGCAGATGGCGCTCTAGGCAACTGTTTGTTGCCAACTGGTGTGACTAGGAGATGATTTTCTTACACTGCCTTTAAACATACAATTGGTAACATTTCAGAATGATATTATTCCATCAGGCAAAAGCAGTATGAAATTAATGATGATGTAAACGTCCCCCCCAGGGCTGCAGGGCCCCAAAGCGACTCATGggtgatggagggatcgagaaaggaggcaggaagaggAGAGAGTACGTACCACAGAAACGCTCCGGCGGCTACGCTGTCCTCCTCGCCCTCTACAGGCACTGTCAGGTACTGCCACCGCACTGGGCCACATAGCTGCCCTTTTCTCTATCCTTCCGAGTGAGTCGTCGTCAGAGGTTTCATCCTTATGACGACGACTGACTCCTGATTGGTCCTAAGCGGCTTCGCGTTCCTTGTGGCTGCAGATCCCTGGAAGCAAAGGCTATCTGTCCAAACTGGAACTGCAGAGAGAAGCTCAGACGCTGTGTGACGCGTCCTTCACTGCGGTGAGTCTGAAAGCCAGGCAATCTTACCAGCTCGTTAGCTGTCCTAATTAAGACGCCTAATACTAACTGGCATATGAACTATTAGTAATATAAAAAGTAAGCATTTTGTGATGTACTATATATACAAATTGATCCAGTTGGCCACATTGTCCATGATGTCTGTGACAGTATATTTAGCTAAACACAGTTGTTACCTTCACACCTCCCCTTTGCAGCCCAGCTTGGGCAGTAAGTACACGGCCTGGTCATCGGTGAGCACACTCTTACAGAGGGACCTTCTGCTCAAGACTCATAATCCAGCCAGGTGGGAATTTGGCAGCTTCTTAAAGGAATGAGCTGTAAACAAACTAATTCTGCATCTGGGATGCAGCTGATTTTAGATGTTTGTCTGGTAGGATGGGTCTTTTCCTCTTGGTTGTCCAGCACCCTTAATGCCTGAACAGCCATTTCTCATGCCGATGAATGTCAGCCTCCTCTTACCTCCAAGCAGACGTACTTCGGCGTTTGCAGTCCTGTCGTTTGCACTAATGTGCTGTTAGTGTTAATAGCGGCAGTGAATCGAAGACCCTTAAATAAAAAGCCGTAATGTTCCTAATAGAGTGGCTGCTTTGTCATGAAATCGTAAAGCTGATAAGTTTTCGAACGCGGCTTGCATTTCGTAAGATATCGGATAAATAGATGGATTTTATTGGTGATTATATGTTCATATTTCCACtgtttaacaactgtataaagcaatatttttttatacGTAAACCCAAGTGAAacaatttaaagaaaaaaaatgtggtttttatttgaaatgaaatgtGTATGTTCAGTTGAAGCACCTTGCCAATCCAGTCATGACACAGGTATTCCACCATATGTTGACCGTAAATAATCTCAACTATACCCAATTGCAATACTTCGGTATTTCTGTTAAAGCGAGGCGCTTCTTTTATTAGCGAGGTAGGACTGAGATTAATCTATCATACCCAATACTTAAATCATTGAGCACAAAAATATGAGATATGCACGACTGTGTTATGAGTTTTACAGCTTTTTGGGGGCGTCGGCAGCCATATAGCCGCAAACATTTAATGACTTCCATTGTTTTCTCGATAGTTACACAGTATGCTAATGCAGTGGCCTGTTAGCAGAAACGAAGGATGTGATACGCCGAAGTATGTCACTGCTGGCGGGTAAAGGAGATGGAACAACAACCGCCAGGGGTTCGACTGTTAATCACGGTGTGTTCCCATGGCTGATCTGCTGCCTCTGCACACAGGTACTCGCTGACAGAGGTAGGCATGGCTTTGGCACAGCGACTGGAGTCCagcgagaaggaggaggaggagcagcagACATCTGGAGATCAGGAAGACGCGTCCCTGGGCCCAGCAGCCACTATAGACTTGACAGAGGATGAGCAGGAAGAGAAGGATGCCtggtatataaaataaatgggGGATCAGGTCATTCTGACACTGACATCTGATAAAATTCTCTGTCTGTatggttttttttaatgataaagTCAAAATCTGTCCCTTTTTGAGCAGTACCACACACAGACCGGAACCTCTTGTAACTGTGCCCCAGAAGCAAAGCGTGGAGGTTGGGATGAGTATCTCAGGAAAACCCCAGGCTGCAGGCCTTGACATGAGAGCGGCTGACATCCTTCTGCCAGGCAGCTATGACATCGTACTATGTGTGGACTTCATTGAGACAACAGGGTGAGCAGATAGCCTTACTTGGATACTGAATGTATAAACTCCATCGCTGTGTTTtggtttattattttttccGCATATAAACCATGGTCTCCCCCCATACCTGCAGTCCTGCTCCAATTCAGTCTAGCTTACTCTGCTGATTACAGTAGATAGCTATGTGCCCTATATGTGCCAGGAAGCATTAAGGACGGAGTTTGTGTGCTGCTTCAACACACACGGTCACCTCATGGCCATTTGTCTCACTCTGGGCCTTAGAGTACCGTGCGGGAGAGTTGGGTCGGGTTGCTGACGTGCCGAGTCTCTGCAGGCGAGCCCTTGTAGACCGTCTCTTAGAGGTGCTGATACGCTTGTTAGCTGGGATGTGGAAATGAATCCCTCCTACAGTGGGAATAGGCCAGTGTCTCAGAGCTCTGTGGGTCTTACTGGGGTGTCATGGGGGTGGGGTTGGAACAactccagtgggggggggggctaaaagATAATAAATGGATTGTTCTGGGTTGGGGGGGCCAGTATAGGCGCTTTCGCATTTTTCGCTAACCAATATGTTTTTGTCTAATATTATCAGTGTTGGCAGTGAAACTTCCCAGCACTTACAAGCAAGATAATGTTATAGTTTTTATTCTATGAAAAAGATCAGATGTCCTGTTTTGATTGTGATCAATCCCTCCAGTAACTAACAAAATGGCTTGTTTGTGCTCCGTTGTTTTCATGTGGCGATGTAGTTTCATATGGAGttatgtgtgaagtttaacctacGAGCTTTTGTGTCTCCCGTGCTTACTGAGCATAAACATCCCAGTTCCCGTTGTGTGGCGACACACAAAAGTGGCTAGGAGTCACAAAAGTTCCTAGTTGACGCAGCTCAGGAACTTGTAAACCAGGACCAGGTTCTGGAACTTCGATGCCCCTGGCCTGATATAATCAGATCTGTCCTGGACCGTGTGTTTTTGGCAAATCACTGGTGAAATTGTCTAGCTGGGCCTCTTCCTGTTGCAGAGGCTGTGCTGCACGTAAACAGGAGCTGGTCCGGGAACTTCAGAGGAACGGTGTCACCTTCGACATCAGGAAGCTGAACGTGGGGGACTTCCTGTGGGTGGCCAAAGAGAAAGTAACCCCTGTACCAGGTGAaggcagtccccccccccccccccccaccccttaccTGGGGGGCATTTCCCTCAGTCGCTGTGATGTCGGCTTGGGACATCACTGATTATAGATAAGAACTTGACCCTTATAAAGTTGAGTCATTTCTTTTCTACATTGATGCCATTTTAAGAATATCTATAAAGCTTCCTAGTCTACCGTATATACTGTTCAGTTGTGGTAAAAGTAATTTCCCAAAACAGGTATTGCTAGGAAACTTAAACACAAACCCCAAGTGTTGCTATTATTGACTTGATTTCAGTGCTGCCCTTCGTTCAATAAACACCTCAGTCATGCCTCTTTAAATTTATACTGGCCAGGTGACCAGCCCTTTGTA
Encoded here:
- the mus81 gene encoding crossover junction endonuclease MUS81 isoform X1, whose amino-acid sequence is MLSSEPVRLGRRRRLSPCPNPLFLRWLTELRDQARERGLKTQHVYQKAICSLKKYPLPLRNGREAKILQNFGDGICKLLDDRLQKHYKEHGADAPIHSQSRRGTPRRRHSCNMASSAIPSETSRKSTGKKGCRAPKRLMGDGGIEKGGRKRREYVPQKRSGGYAVLLALYRHCQIPGSKGYLSKLELQREAQTLCDASFTAPSLGSKYTAWSSVSTLLQRDLLLKTHNPARYSLTEVGMALAQRLESSEKEEEEQQTSGDQEDASLGPAATIDLTEDEQEEKDACTTHRPEPLVTVPQKQSVEVGMSISGKPQAAGLDMRAADILLPGSYDIVLCVDFIETTGGCAARKQELVRELQRNGVTFDIRKLNVGDFLWVAKEKVTPVPGHLRPPPARELVLDYVIERKRIDDLCGSIIDGRFREQKFRLKRCGLRRPVYLVEECGSAGTHLSLPESTLQQAVVNTQVVDGFFVKRVQDVRESAVYLTIMTRYLQKLYRNKTLVCRSKEEEEGASERVCLGKERGLEDPSCSLLSFAEFNEGAVKNKCQTVREVFARQLMQISGVSGDKAAAILEHYGTVSSLLQAYEQCSSDADREKLLSSVRYGKLKRNIGPALSRTIYQLYSAPGALS
- the mus81 gene encoding crossover junction endonuclease MUS81 isoform X3, coding for MLSSEPVRLGRRRRLSPCPNPLFLRWLTELRDQARERGLKTQHVYQKAICSLKKYPLPLRNGREAKILQNFGDGICKLLDDRLQKHYKEHGADAPIHSQSRRGTPRRRHSCNMASSAIPSETSRKSTGKKGCRAPKRLMGDGGIEKGGRKRREYVPQKRSGGYAVLLALYRHCQIPGSKGYLSKLELQREAQTLCDASFTAPSLGSKYTAWSSVSTLLQRDLLLKTHNPARYSLTEVGMALAQRLESSEKEEEEQQTSGDQEDASLGPAATIDLTEDEQEEKDACTTHRPEPLVTVPQKQSVEVGMSISGKPQAAGLDMRAADILLPGSYDIVLCVDFIETTGGCAARKQELVRELQRNGVTFDIRKLNVGDFLWVAKEKVTPVPGHLRPPPARELVLDYVIERKRIDDLCGSIIDGRFREQKFRLKRCGLRRPVYLVEECGSAGTHLSLPESTLQQAVVNTQVVDGFFVKRVQDVRESAVYLTIMTRTRL
- the mus81 gene encoding crossover junction endonuclease MUS81 isoform X2; this translates as MASSAIPSETSRKSTGKKGCRAPKRLMGDGGIEKGGRKRREYVPQKRSGGYAVLLALYRHCQIPGSKGYLSKLELQREAQTLCDASFTAPSLGSKYTAWSSVSTLLQRDLLLKTHNPARYSLTEVGMALAQRLESSEKEEEEQQTSGDQEDASLGPAATIDLTEDEQEEKDACTTHRPEPLVTVPQKQSVEVGMSISGKPQAAGLDMRAADILLPGSYDIVLCVDFIETTGGCAARKQELVRELQRNGVTFDIRKLNVGDFLWVAKEKVTPVPGHLRPPPARELVLDYVIERKRIDDLCGSIIDGRFREQKFRLKRCGLRRPVYLVEECGSAGTHLSLPESTLQQAVVNTQVVDGFFVKRVQDVRESAVYLTIMTRYLQKLYRNKTLVCRSKEEEEGASERVCLGKERGLEDPSCSLLSFAEFNEGAVKNKCQTVREVFARQLMQISGVSGDKAAAILEHYGTVSSLLQAYEQCSSDADREKLLSSVRYGKLKRNIGPALSRTIYQLYSAPGALS